A region from the Deltaproteobacteria bacterium CG2_30_66_27 genome encodes:
- a CDS encoding peptide chain release factor 3, with amino-acid sequence MTRNLRSEIARRRTFGIISHPDAGKTTLTEKLLLFGGAIQMAGAVKARKASRHATSDWMAIERERGISVTSSVMKFDYRGYEINLLDTPGHQDFSEDTYRVLTAVDSAVMVIDSVKGVEPQTRKLMEVCRMRNTPILTFINKLDREGMPPLDILADIEETLQIECAPLSWPIGMGKRFKGTYNRYRKELNLFTPGEERLTDGMVTIRDLDDPLLDERLGSQAEELRNDMALLEGASNPFVPKEYLKGNQTPVFFGSAINNFGVREMLDAFVEIAPAPVPRATTTRLVSPDEDAFSGFVFKIQANMDPAHRDRIAFLRICSGRFLRGMKARHHRIGKDVTLSNPIIFMAQDRTLVEEAYAGDIIGIHNHGTIRIGDTFSEKEPLKFIGIPNFAPEHFRRVRTTSAAGSKHLKKGLAQLAEEGAVQIFRPLLGNEIILGAVGVLQFDVTLARLQAEYNVDVVDESVDYATARWVSCKDPNRLEAFRKANQDNLALDAEGNLTYLAASEWRLQFAMEKWPEIAFLKTREHD; translated from the coding sequence ATGACAAGAAACCTGCGATCCGAAATCGCCCGCCGCCGCACCTTCGGCATCATCAGCCACCCCGACGCGGGAAAGACGACCTTGACCGAGAAACTGCTTCTCTTCGGCGGGGCGATCCAGATGGCCGGGGCGGTCAAGGCCCGCAAGGCGAGTCGCCACGCCACCAGCGACTGGATGGCCATCGAGCGGGAGCGGGGCATCTCGGTGACCAGCTCGGTGATGAAGTTCGACTACCGCGGCTACGAGATCAACCTCCTCGACACTCCCGGCCACCAGGATTTTTCCGAGGACACCTACCGCGTGCTGACCGCGGTGGACAGCGCGGTCATGGTCATCGACAGCGTCAAGGGGGTCGAGCCGCAGACACGCAAGCTGATGGAGGTCTGCCGGATGCGGAACACGCCGATCCTGACCTTCATCAACAAGCTCGACCGCGAGGGGATGCCGCCCCTCGACATCCTGGCCGACATCGAAGAGACCTTGCAGATCGAGTGCGCCCCCCTGTCGTGGCCGATCGGAATGGGGAAGCGCTTCAAGGGGACGTACAACCGCTACAGGAAGGAGCTGAATCTTTTCACGCCGGGGGAGGAGCGCCTGACGGACGGGATGGTCACCATCCGGGACCTTGACGATCCCCTCCTCGACGAACGGCTGGGCAGCCAGGCGGAGGAACTGCGCAACGACATGGCCCTGCTCGAAGGGGCGTCCAACCCCTTCGTTCCGAAGGAGTACCTCAAAGGAAACCAGACCCCGGTATTTTTCGGGAGCGCGATCAACAATTTCGGCGTGCGCGAGATGCTCGACGCCTTCGTCGAGATCGCCCCCGCGCCGGTCCCCCGCGCGACCACCACCCGCCTGGTGTCGCCCGACGAAGACGCCTTCTCCGGCTTCGTCTTCAAGATCCAGGCGAACATGGACCCGGCGCACCGGGACCGCATCGCCTTCCTGCGCATCTGCTCGGGCCGCTTCCTGCGGGGGATGAAGGCGCGTCATCACCGTATCGGAAAAGACGTCACGCTCTCCAATCCGATCATCTTCATGGCGCAGGACCGGACCCTGGTGGAAGAGGCGTATGCGGGGGACATCATCGGGATCCACAACCACGGAACGATCCGGATCGGCGACACGTTTTCCGAAAAGGAGCCGCTCAAGTTCATCGGCATCCCGAATTTCGCCCCGGAGCACTTCCGCCGGGTGCGGACGACGTCGGCCGCCGGGTCGAAGCATCTGAAGAAGGGGTTGGCCCAGTTGGCCGAGGAAGGGGCGGTGCAGATCTTCCGTCCGCTCCTCGGGAACGAGATCATCCTCGGGGCGGTCGGGGTGCTCCAGTTCGACGTGACGCTGGCGCGGCTCCAGGCCGAGTACAACGTCGACGTCGTCGACGAGAGCGTCGATTACGCCACCGCCCGCTGGGTGAGTTGCAAGGATCCGAACCGGCTGGAAGCCTTCCGGAAGGCGAACCAGGACAACCTGGCGCTCGACGCGGAGGGGAACCTGACCTACCTGGCCGCGAGCGAATGGCGGCTGCAGTTCGCCATGGAGAAGTGGCCGGAGATCGCCTTCCTGAAGACCCGCGAGCACGACTGA
- a CDS encoding ABC transporter permease, with the protein MVLSIAEALGSRAIRATRSLGKMGMFLGASLARAAIPPYRVRNIVKQVHFIGVKSVFVIVLTAAFTGMVLALQGFYTLRKFGSEGLLGSAVALSLIRELGPVLSALMVTGRAGSALTAEIGIMRIGEQIDSLETMGIDPMQFLVAPRLLGFLLSVPLLTAIFDVVGIFGGYLVGVKLLGVNAGVYLGQMEASVVLGDVTNGIWKSLAFALLIAWVCTFKGYFARHGAEGVSHATTSAVVVSSVLVLVCDYFITSVLL; encoded by the coding sequence ATGGTTCTTTCCATTGCGGAGGCGCTCGGCTCCCGGGCGATTCGCGCCACCCGCTCCCTCGGGAAGATGGGGATGTTTCTCGGAGCCTCCCTGGCCCGCGCGGCGATCCCGCCGTACCGGGTGCGCAACATCGTGAAGCAGGTCCACTTCATCGGCGTGAAGTCGGTGTTCGTCATCGTCCTGACGGCCGCCTTCACCGGGATGGTCCTCGCGCTCCAGGGATTTTACACTCTCCGCAAGTTCGGCTCGGAAGGGTTGCTCGGCTCCGCGGTGGCTCTCTCCCTCATCCGGGAGCTGGGGCCGGTCCTCTCCGCCCTGATGGTGACCGGGCGCGCCGGCTCCGCGCTCACCGCGGAGATCGGCATCATGCGCATCGGGGAGCAGATCGATTCGCTCGAGACGATGGGGATCGACCCGATGCAGTTCCTCGTGGCGCCCCGCCTTCTCGGGTTCCTGTTGTCCGTCCCCCTGCTGACGGCGATCTTCGACGTCGTCGGGATCTTCGGCGGGTACCTGGTCGGCGTGAAGTTATTGGGTGTGAATGCGGGGGTCTACCTCGGGCAGATGGAGGCGAGCGTGGTCCTGGGCGACGTCACCAACGGGATCTGGAAATCGCTCGCCTTCGCCCTTCTGATCGCCTGGGTCTGCACATTCAAGGGGTACTTCGCGCGCCACGGGGCCGAGGGGGTAAGCCACGCGACCACGTCGGCGGTCGTCGTCTCCTCGGTACTGGTGCTGGTCTGCGACTATTTCATCACCTCGGTGCTCCTGTGA
- a CDS encoding prevent-host-death protein, translating to MKISAGQFKAQCLKLMDDVKLRHEEVVITKRGKPVARLVPYEETSVPIHGYMKNTVMIIGDVVSPTGEKWDVGS from the coding sequence ATGAAGATCTCCGCGGGCCAGTTCAAGGCGCAGTGTCTTAAATTGATGGACGATGTAAAGCTCCGCCACGAAGAAGTCGTCATCACGAAGAGGGGCAAACCGGTCGCAAGACTTGTCCCTTATGAGGAAACGTCGGTTCCGATCCATGGGTACATGAAAAACACGGTCATGATCATCGGGGACGTCGTCTCCCCGACCGGGGAGAAGTGGGATGTCGGATCCTGA
- a CDS encoding twitching motility protein PilT, whose product MSDPERALLLDTHVWLWLMSREGNMKPSAIRVVEEAARFGLVGVSAISVWEVAMLEAKGRIRLSKDCLSWVNEALRAPGLGLIPLTPEIAVDSSRLPGVFHGDPADRILVATARRQGAIFLTRDEKILSYGKAKHLSVMAV is encoded by the coding sequence ATGTCGGATCCTGAGAGGGCCCTGCTTCTCGACACTCACGTATGGCTATGGCTCATGAGCAGGGAAGGAAACATGAAGCCTTCCGCCATCAGGGTCGTGGAGGAAGCGGCGCGTTTTGGTCTTGTCGGGGTGTCGGCAATATCGGTTTGGGAAGTGGCGATGCTTGAAGCCAAGGGACGAATCCGGCTGTCCAAGGATTGCCTGTCGTGGGTCAACGAGGCGTTGCGCGCGCCAGGACTTGGATTGATCCCCCTGACCCCCGAGATCGCCGTGGATAGCAGCCGCCTGCCGGGCGTATTCCACGGAGATCCGGCGGATCGGATTCTTGTCGCCACGGCCCGTCGGCAAGGTGCAATCTTCCTCACGCGGGATGAAAAAATTCTTTCCTACGGAAAAGCGAAACACCTGTCCGTAATGGCGGTTTAG
- a CDS encoding osmotically inducible protein C, which yields MGTMLHGINVDQLVGTIKAIKENPDLARFRFRASSEWVDGGHSRTKIQGFYGAGAEDASRNSPFVLEGDEPPVLLGSNVGPNAVETVLSALASCLTVGIAYNAAARDIKVESLSFTLEGDIDLHGFLGLSDRVRPGYQNIRLGCRIKSDAPREKLEELWAYVQRTSPVLDIVRNPVPVSLTMENA from the coding sequence ATGGGCACGATGCTGCACGGCATTAATGTCGATCAACTGGTCGGCACGATAAAGGCGATCAAGGAGAACCCGGACCTGGCCCGCTTTCGGTTCCGTGCTTCTTCGGAATGGGTCGATGGCGGTCACTCGCGAACGAAGATCCAGGGCTTCTACGGGGCCGGAGCGGAGGATGCGTCGCGGAACTCTCCGTTCGTCCTTGAAGGTGATGAGCCGCCCGTCCTGCTTGGCTCAAACGTGGGACCGAATGCCGTTGAGACCGTTCTCTCCGCGCTCGCCTCGTGCCTTACGGTGGGAATCGCATACAACGCGGCCGCCCGGGACATCAAGGTCGAGTCGCTCAGCTTCACCCTGGAAGGCGATATCGATTTGCATGGATTCCTCGGGTTATCCGATCGGGTCCGCCCCGGGTACCAGAACATTCGTCTGGGTTGCAGGATCAAAAGCGATGCCCCGCGGGAAAAGCTGGAGGAACTTTGGGCATACGTGCAGCGGACGTCGCCCGTTCTCGACATCGTCCGGAACCCGGTGCCCGTCTCTCTGACGATGGAAAACGCATAG
- a CDS encoding heavy metal-responsive transcriptional regulator has translation MTSLLTIGQVAKQCGVGVETIRFYEREGLIAQPSRPESGFRKYPPDAVRWVRFIQRSKALGFSLREIRELLSLRVDSATTCDAVKGRSEAKIADIEKKIRRLQEMKRALVKLTVACRGRRPTAECPILEALGGED, from the coding sequence ATGACGTCGTTGTTGACGATCGGGCAGGTAGCCAAGCAGTGCGGGGTTGGCGTCGAGACGATCCGTTTTTACGAGCGGGAGGGCCTGATCGCACAGCCCTCGCGTCCGGAATCGGGGTTTCGTAAGTACCCGCCCGACGCCGTCCGGTGGGTCCGTTTCATCCAGCGGTCGAAGGCGCTCGGGTTTTCGCTTCGGGAGATCAGGGAACTGCTCTCCCTGCGCGTCGATTCGGCGACGACCTGCGACGCGGTGAAGGGGCGTTCCGAGGCAAAAATCGCCGACATCGAGAAAAAGATCAGGCGCCTGCAGGAGATGAAACGCGCCTTGGTGAAGTTGACGGTGGCGTGCCGGGGAAGAAGGCCCACCGCCGAATGCCCCATCCTGGAGGCCCTCGGAGGCGAGGACTGA
- a CDS encoding outer membrane lipid asymmetry maintenance protein MlaD, giving the protein MKRKNLEMTVGLFLLAGIACLAYLSLRLGKLEIVGDDHVPMVAEFSSVAGLRTGAGVEIAGVEVGKIDSITIRDYRAVVRMRIRKGIALQEDTIASVRTRGLIGDKYISLSPGASDLLIPPGGKIRETESTVDLEGLIGQFVHGSAK; this is encoded by the coding sequence ATGAAACGGAAGAACCTGGAAATGACGGTGGGGCTTTTCCTGTTGGCAGGCATCGCCTGTCTCGCGTACCTTTCCCTCCGGCTGGGAAAACTTGAGATCGTGGGGGACGACCACGTGCCCATGGTGGCGGAGTTCAGCTCCGTCGCCGGGCTGCGAACCGGCGCCGGCGTCGAGATCGCGGGGGTCGAAGTCGGGAAGATCGACTCCATCACGATCCGGGACTACAGGGCGGTCGTGCGGATGCGGATCCGGAAGGGGATCGCCCTGCAGGAGGACACGATCGCCTCGGTCCGCACCCGCGGCCTGATCGGCGACAAGTACATCAGCCTCTCGCCGGGGGCCTCGGACCTCCTGATCCCGCCCGGGGGGAAGATCCGCGAGACCGAGTCCACGGTGGACCTCGAGGGGCTCATCGGCCAGTTCGTCCACGGGAGCGCGAAATGA
- a CDS encoding ABC transporter ATP-binding protein, protein MGPYTGPKHEPVLRLIDVEKTLDGRKVLNEVTLEIPRGQITAIIGLSGAGKSLLLKHMIGLMKPDRGQVLLDGVDINRLTRQGLYEARKRFGMLFQGGALFDSLTVFENVAFPLREKTDLPEGEIREKVRGILRKVGLEKTEEKFPDELSGGMVRRAALARAVVMDPEIILFDEPTTGLDPITRNSILNLICRTYHEHHFTMVMISHDLPDIFQRCQHFAVVQDGRVVEVGTAEEIQHSVDPFVRQLVDGDIAGPVQLM, encoded by the coding sequence ATCGGGCCGTACACCGGCCCGAAACACGAGCCGGTCCTTCGGTTGATCGACGTAGAAAAGACCCTCGACGGGAGGAAGGTGCTCAACGAGGTCACCCTCGAGATCCCCCGCGGGCAGATCACGGCGATCATCGGCCTCTCCGGCGCCGGGAAGAGCCTGTTGCTGAAGCACATGATCGGGCTGATGAAGCCGGACCGGGGCCAGGTGCTCCTCGACGGGGTCGACATCAACCGGTTGACACGCCAGGGGCTCTACGAGGCCCGGAAGCGGTTCGGGATGCTCTTCCAGGGCGGGGCGCTCTTCGACTCCCTGACCGTGTTCGAAAACGTCGCGTTCCCCCTCCGGGAGAAGACGGACCTGCCCGAAGGAGAGATCCGGGAGAAGGTCCGCGGGATCCTGCGGAAGGTGGGGCTGGAAAAAACGGAGGAGAAGTTCCCCGACGAGCTCTCCGGCGGGATGGTGCGCCGGGCGGCCCTGGCGCGGGCGGTGGTGATGGACCCCGAGATCATCCTCTTCGACGAGCCCACCACGGGGCTGGACCCCATCACCCGGAATTCCATCCTCAATCTCATCTGCCGGACGTACCACGAACATCATTTCACGATGGTGATGATCAGTCATGACCTCCCGGACATCTTCCAACGGTGCCAGCACTTCGCCGTGGTCCAGGACGGGAGGGTGGTCGAAGTGGGGACCGCGGAGGAGATACAACACTCCGTCGATCCCTTCGTGCGGCAGCTGGTAGACGGGGATATCGCCGGCCCCGTACAGCTGATGTGA
- a CDS encoding carbonic anhydrase, which produces MSRILGEVLDANKRYAERFGDKGKLPMPPGRRFAILTCMDARLDPAKFAGLVEGDAHVVRNAGGRASDDAIRSLVISYKLLGTREWFVIHHTDCGMQAFNDEVMRGLLSRSLATATFDGKGWRDTGKGPGSTEGEFVNWLTIRDQGKSVCEDVQRLRSHPLAPRDVALYGYIYDVKTGKLQEVPEATRLGKAA; this is translated from the coding sequence ATGAGTCGAATCCTTGGGGAAGTACTCGATGCCAACAAGCGGTACGCGGAGCGGTTCGGCGACAAGGGGAAGCTGCCGATGCCTCCCGGAAGGCGGTTCGCCATCCTGACCTGCATGGATGCAAGGCTCGACCCGGCGAAGTTCGCCGGACTGGTCGAAGGCGACGCCCACGTGGTGCGCAACGCGGGGGGCCGGGCAAGCGACGATGCCATCCGTTCGCTGGTGATTTCATACAAACTCCTCGGGACGCGGGAGTGGTTCGTCATCCACCACACCGACTGCGGGATGCAGGCGTTCAACGACGAGGTCATGCGCGGTCTGCTTTCGCGCAGCCTTGCGACGGCGACGTTCGATGGCAAGGGGTGGCGGGACACGGGCAAGGGGCCTGGTTCCACGGAGGGGGAGTTCGTGAACTGGCTCACCATTCGCGACCAGGGAAAGAGCGTCTGCGAAGACGTGCAGCGCCTTAGGTCGCACCCGCTGGCGCCGCGTGACGTGGCCCTCTACGGTTATATCTATGATGTGAAGACGGGGAAGCTACAGGAAGTTCCGGAGGCGACAAGGCTCGGGAAGGCGGCGTGA